From a single Brassica oleracea var. oleracea cultivar TO1000 chromosome C5, BOL, whole genome shotgun sequence genomic region:
- the LOC106295429 gene encoding pre-mRNA-processing factor 39 isoform X1, translating into MGDSEAMVAQGYTSAPYGDYNASAATATVESTGQENASLVNGTGPEGGSSAPVENGKASDEVAVTAPGAEHGDNAVSTLSPEEERLWSIVRANSLEFNAWTALIEETERIAQDNIAKIRKVYDTFLAEFPLCYGYWKKYADHEARVGAMDKVVEVYERAVQGVTYSVDIWVHYCTFAINTYGDPDTIRRLFERALVYVGTDFLSSPLWDKYIEYECMQQDWSRVTMIYTKILENPIQNLDRYFANFKELAETRPLSELRSAEESAAVAAASDASKASPSESDGKADEEKSQADGSSEQSTKLETAGSTEPEELKKYIAIREAMYIKAKEFESKIIGFEMAIRRPYFHVRPLNAAELENWHNYLDFIEKDGDFNKVVKLYERCLVACANYPEYWIRYVLSMETSGSMDLADNALARATQVFVKRQPEIHLFAARFKEQNGDIAAARAAFQLVHSEISPGLVEAVIKHANMEHRQGKPEDAFALYQQVIALEKGKENSTVLPLLYAQYSRFSYLVSGDAEKARKILVEALDHMQPSKPLLETVLHFESFLPVPRQIDYLAPFVEKVINPNSDAQNVASSTEREELSLIYIEFLGLFGDVKSIKKAEDQHAKLFRRSTSELRKRSADEFLSSDRTKMAKTYNGTPLAQPVSAQAQWSGGYAAQPQTWPQAQAAPAQPQQWNPAYGQQAAYGAYPAGYTAPQAPAPVPQAAAYGAYPAQAYPAQSYAPPVAGAAPVQQPTTAAPQAYYNTYY; encoded by the exons ATGGGAGACAGCGAGGCTATGGTTGCCCAGGGCTATACCTCTGCACCATATGGAGATTATAATGCTTCTGCTGCTACTGCCACGGTGGAATCTACAGGGCAAGAAAACGCTTCTTTGGTCAATGGGACTGGCCCTGAAGGTGGTTCAAGTGCGCCAGTGGAGAATGGAAAGGCATCAGATGAGGTGGCGGTAACAGCTCCAGGAGCTGAGCATGGAGACAATGCTG TCTCTACTCTTTCACCGGAAGAGGAGCGCCTGTGGAGTATTGTACGGGCTAATTCTTTAGAGTTCAATGCTTGGACTGCCTTAATTGAAGAGACAGAGAGGATAGCTCAG GACAATATAGCAAAAATCCGGAAGGTGTATGATACTTTTCTAGCTGAATTTCCTTTGTGTTATGGCTATTGGAAAAAGTATGCGGATCATGAGGCTCGTGTGGGGGCAATGGACAAAGTCGTGGAGGTTTACGAAAGAGCAGTGCAGGGGGTGACATATTCAGTGGACATTTGGGTTCATTATTGCACTTTTGCCATCAATACGTATGGAGATCCAGACACCATCAGAAG GCTTTTTGAACGGGCTCTAGTTTACGTTGGGACTGATTTTCTGTCATCTCCATTGTGGGACAAATACATTGAGTATGAGTGCATGCAGCAGGACTGGAGCCGAGTTACCATGATTTACACCAAAATATTGGAAAATCCTATTCAAAATCTTGATAGATATTTTGCCAA CTTTAAGGAACTAGCCGAAACAAGGCCTCTGTCAGAACTAAGGAGTGCCGAGGAATCTGCGGCAGTTGCAGCTGCTAGTGATGCTTCTAAAGCTTCACCATCTGAGTCTGATGGAAAGGCAGATGAAGAAAAATCTCAAGCTGATGGTTCCTCCGAACAATCTACTAAATTAGAAACTGCTGGTTCAACTGAACCCGAGGAGTTGAAGAAATACATTGCCATCAGAGAAGCCATGTATATAAAAGCCAAAGAGTTTGAATCCAAGATCATTGGTTTTGAAATGGCTATAAGAAGGCCATATTTCCATGTGCGGCCTCTCAATGCTGCAGAGCTAGAGAACTGGCATAACTATCTGGATTTCATAGAGAAGGATGGGGACTTCAATAAG GTTGTCAAGCTATATGAAAGATGTCTAGTGGCATGTGCAAATTACCCTGAATACTGGATTCGATATGTACTAAGCATGGAAACAAGTGGAAGTATGGACCTTGCAGACAACGCCCTTGCTCGAGCAACTCAAGTGTTTGTCAAG AGACAACCAGAAATTCACCTTTTTGCTGCTCGATTTAAAGAGCAAAATGGGGACATAGCTGCTGCAAGAGCTGCATTCCAGTTAGTGCACTCTGAAATTTCTCCCGGACTTGTTGAAGCCGTGATTAAACACGCGAACATGGAACATCGACAA GGAAAGCCAGAGGATGCTTTCGCATTGTATCAGCAAGTGATTGCTCTTGAAAAGGGAAAAGAGAACTCCACAGTACTGCCGCTGCTGTATGCTCAGTATTCAAGATTTTCATATTTG GTTTCAGGGGACGCTGAGAAAGCTAGGAAGATTCTAGTCGAAGCACTTGACCACATGCAGCCTTCAAAACCTCTCCTGGAAACAGTGCTTCATTTTGAGAGTTTTCTGCCAGTACCAAGACAGATTGATTACCTTGCGCCATTTGTTGAGAAGGTTATAAATCCAAATTCAGATGCCCAGAACGTTGCAAGTTCCACTGAGAGAGAAGAGCTATCGTTGATATATATAGAG TTCTTGGGCCTTTTTGGAGATGTTAAGTCCATCAAAAAGGCAGAAGATCAACACGCTAAACTCTTCCGCCGGAGCACGTCAGAGCTTAGAAAGCGCAGCGCAGATGAATTTCTCTCTTCTGATAGGACAAAAATGGCGAAAACATACAACGGCACTCCTCTTGCTCAGCCAGTGTCTGCACAGGCTCAGTGGTCTGGTGGATACGCTGCACAGCCTCAGACTTGGCCACAAGCACAAGCCGCTCCTGCACAACCACAACAATGGAACCCCGCCTATGGCCAGCAG GCTGCGTATGGTGCATATCCCGCTGGTTATACTGCTCCACAAGCACCAGCTCCCGTCCCACAAGCTGCTGCTTATGGCGCATATCCTGCTCAG GCATATCCAGCACAGAGTTACGCACCTCCTGTTGCTGGTGCAGCACCGGTCCAGCAACCCACTACTGCTGCTCCTCAAGCTTACTACAACACTTACTACTGA
- the LOC106295754 gene encoding auxin-responsive protein IAA10, with translation MSGFRDVCSSSGSVNVMIGVSSPAEGEDDNAAAAALSSEDSSSPDETVAGTELDLALGLSIGLNTSRNHSSKVRSFSSSLLASSSSSSPARESGTKRSADSSAAASKGQVAVGWPPLRTYRINSLVNQAKSLPTEDGLSSNIQKDTATKNGVVAAKNDEVGFIKSPMLVKVTMDGVIIGRKIDLNAFDSYEALAKTLEQMFFHTPSSLTTTRCKETRGASELLDVSSEYIITYQDKDGDWMLVGDVPWLMFLGCVKRLRIMRRSGETGGGK, from the exons ATGAGTGGTTTCCGAGATGTTTGTTCATCAAGCGGCTCGGTGAATGTGATGATCGGAGTATCATCACCAGCTGAAGGAGAAGACGACAACGCCGCCGCCGCGGCTCTGTCGTCGGAGGATTCGTCTTCCCCCGACGAGACGGTGGCGGGAACAGAGCTCGACTTAGCTCTGGGTCTAAGCATTGGTTTGAACACAAGTAGGAATCACTCATCAAAGGTTCGGTCTTTTTCTTCATCTTTGTTGGCTTCCTCTTCGTCTTCTTCTCCGGCCAGAGAAAGTGGAACGAAACGGTCTGCTGATTCCTCTGCGGCTGCCTCAAAAGG ACAAGTTGCTGTAGGGTGGCCGCCTCTAAGGACTTACAGAATCAACAGTTTGGTCAACCAAGCAAAGTCCTTGCCCACTGAAGACGGCTTGAGCTCTAACATTCAAAAGGACACGGCGACGAAAAACGGCGTGGTGGCTGCCAAGAACGATGAGGTTGGATTCATCAAATCTCCAATGCTTGTGAAGGTTACAATGGACGGAGTTATAATTGGAAGGAAGATTGATCTCAATGCTTTTGATTCTTATGAAGCCTTGGCGAAAACTTTGGAACAAATGTTTTTCCACACACCTTCTTCTCTAACAACAACAA GATGCAAGGAAACACGTGGTGCTTCAGAACTGCTGGATGTGTCATCAGAATATATCATAACGTATCAAGATAAAGACGGAGATTGGATGCTTGTTGGGGATGTTCCTTGGCT GATGTTCCTTGGGTGCGTGAAAAGACTGAGAATCATGAGAAGATCAGGTGAGACTGGAGGTGGCAAGTAG
- the LOC106295753 gene encoding uncharacterized protein LOC106295753, whose translation MLGYKCLHWDNVSDSRPLKDPETFSLPGPIPQWPPGQGFGSGTINLGKLEVIKITDFEFIWRYRSTENNNKCISFYKPKGSLPKDFHCLGHYCQSDSHPLKGYLLAARDLAASLEQEPALAEPLDFTLVWSSNDSDGYFWLPQPPEGYRSMGFIVTKSSAKPELNEVRCVRADLTDKCETHKLILTAVSESVHVPLFIWRTRPSDRGMWGKGVSTGTFFCRTRLVSREQHLSISCLKNLDSGLHAMPNLDQIQALIQHYGPTLIFHPDETYLPSSVSWFFSNGAVLCQKGNPICELIDETGSNLPQGGSNDKEYWIDLPFDDDHVKRGNIESSKLYVHVKPALGGTFTDLVFWIFCPFNGPATLKLGLIDVSLVSIGQHVCDWEHFTLRISNYSGELYSIYFSQHSGGEWIESHDLEFIPGTNKAVVYSSKHGHASFPKAGVYLQGSTTLGIGIRNDTARSDLFVDSSSRYEIFAAEYLGAVVKEPLWLQYMREWGPKIVYDSREEIERLASRFPRTVGVTVGNVLRKLPVELSGEEGPTGPKEKNNWYGDERW comes from the exons ATGTTAGGTTACAAATGTCTCCACTGGGACAATGTCAGTGATTCGCGGCCATTGAAGGACCCTGAAACCTTCTCTCTTCCGGGTCCTATCCCTCAATGGCCTCCAG GTCAAGGCTTTGGCTCCGGAACAATCAACCTCGGCAAATTAGAAGTCATCAAAATCACAGACTTTGAATTCATATGGCGTTACAGATCCACAGAGAACAATAACAAGTGCATCTCATTCTACAAACCAAAAGGATCGTTACCTAAAGACTTCCATTGCTTAGGTCACTACTGTCAATCTGATTCTCATCCCTTGAAAGGTTATCTTCTTGCAGCCAGAGATTTAGCAGCTTCACTAGAACAAGAACCTGCATTAGCCGAACCTCTTGATTTTACACTGGTCTGGAGCTCGAATGATTCAGATGGTTACTTCTGGTTACCGCAGCCTCCTGAAGGTTATAGATCAATGGGGTTTATCGTCACAAAGAGCTCCGCGAAACCTGAGTTGAATGAAGTTAGATGCGTAAGAGCTGATCTCACTGATAAATGCGAAACACACAAACTCATCCTCACAGCCGTTTCAGAATCTGTACATGTTCCTTTGTTTATATGGAGAACTCGTCCTTCAGACCGAGGGATGTGGGGGAAAGGTGTCTCTACAGGTACTTTCTTCTGCAGAACTCGCCTTGTCTCCAGAGAACAACATCTCAGTATCTCTTGTCTGAAAAACCTAGATTCTGGTTTACACGCAATGCCGAACCTTGATCAGATCCAAGCGTTGATACAACACTACGGTCCTACACTAATCTTCCACCCTGACGAAACTTACTTACCATCTTCTGTCTCGTGGTTCTTCAGCAACGGTGCAGTCCTATGCCAAAAGGGTAATCCAATTTGCGAACTCATCGATGAAACAGGCTCGAACTTGCCTCAAGGAGGAAGCAACGACAAGGAATACTGGATCGACTTGCCGTTTGATGATGATCACGTCAAGAGAGGAAACATCGAAAGCTCGAAGCTTTACGTGCACGTCAAGCCAGCTCTTGGAGGGACGTTCACGGATCTTGTCTTCTGGATCTTCTGTCCTTTCAACGGACCAGCTACTTTGAAGCTAGGACTCATCGATGTCTCGTTGGTAAGTATAGGCCAACACGTCTGCGACTGGGAACATTTCACTCTCAGAATCAGCAACTACTCAG GTGAACTCTACTCAATCTACTTCTCTCAACACAGTGGCGGCGAGTGGATCGAATCTCACGACCTAGAGTTCATCCCCGGAACCAACAAAGCCGTTGTGTACTCGTCGAAACACGGCCACGCGAGCTTTCCTAAAGCTGGTGTTTACTTACAAGGATCAACGACCCTTGGGATCGGGATAAGGAACGACACTGCACGTAGCGATCTCTTTGTTGATTCGAGCTCACGGTACGAGATCTTCGCGGCGGAGTATCTCGGCGCGGTGGTGAAGGAACCGCTGTGGCTGCAGTATATGAGAGAGTGGGGGCCGAAGATTGTGTACGACTCGAGGGAGGAGATCGAGAGGCTGGCGAGTCGGTTTCCGAGGACGGTTGGTGTCACGGTGGGTAACGTGTTGAGGAAGCTTCCGGTGGAGTTATCCGGCGAGGAAGGTCCGACGGGACCTAAGGAGAAGAATAACTGGTACGGTGATGAAAGATGGTGA
- the LOC106295752 gene encoding subtilisin-like protease SBT1.2, giving the protein MEPKTLFVFTIFLLFVSSSSETLKKQTYVIQLHPNSQSAKAFPSKLDWHLSFLQEAVLGIEEENEDPSTRILYSYASAIEGFSAQLTESEAKTLKNLPEVVAVRPDHVLQVQTTYSYKFLGLNGPGPSSVWSKSRSGQGTIIGVLDTGVWPESPSFDDTGMPSVPSKWKGVCQEGESFTSSNCNKKLIGARFFIRGHRVANSPLDSPNMPREYISARDSTGHGTHTASTAGGSSVSTASVLGNGAGVARGMAPGAHVAVYKVCWFNGCYSSDILAAIDVAIQDKVDVLSLSLGGFPIPLYDDTIAIGTFRATEHGISVVCAGGNNGPLASSVANTAPWVSTIGAGTLDRKFPGVVRLANGKLLYGESLYPGKGIKKAERELEIVYVAGGDKGSEFCLRGSLPRESVQGKMVICDRGVNGRSEKGQAVKEAGGVAMILANTEINQEEDSVDVHLIPATLIGYEESVVLKGYVRDTVRPKARLIFGGTVIGRSRGPEVAQFSARGPSLANPSVLKPDLIAPGVNIIAAWPQNLGPTGLPYDSRRVNFTVMSGTSMSCPHVSGITALIRSAYPSWSPAAIRSAMMTTADLYDRRGKEIRDGDKPAGVFAIGAGHVNPVKAINPGLVYNIQPVDYIAYLCTIGFTRSDILAITHRNVSCGAVLRKSPGFSLNYPSISVIFRRGRTKEMITRRVTNVGSPNSVYTVNVKAPMGINVIVKPKRLVFSHVDQTLSYRVWFVLKKGSSRGEKVAGTFADGQLTWVNSRDSMQRVRSPISVTLKNH; this is encoded by the coding sequence ATGGAACCTAAGACTCTCTTTGTCTTCACTATCTTTCTCCTCTTTGTTTCTTCTTCCTCAGAAACCCTAAAGAAACAGACTTACGTCATTCAGCTTCACCCTAATAGCCAATCAGCTAAAGCCTTTCCTTCAAAGCTTGATTGGCATCTTTCTTTTCTTCAAGAAGCTGTTCTAGGTATTGAAGAAGAAAACGAAGACCCTTCTACAAGGATTCTCTACTCTTACGCCTCTGCCATTGAAGGATTCTCAGCTCAGTTAACCGAATCAGAAGCCAAAACACTCAAGAACTTACCTGAAGTTGTTGCAGTAAGACCTGACCATGTTCTCCAAGTCCAAACCACTTACTCTTACAAGTTCTTAGGACTCAACGGTCCAGGACCCTCCAGCGTATGGTCTAAATCCCGGTCCGGCCAAGGCACGATCATCGGCGTTCTCGACACAGGAGTCTGGCCCGAAAGCCCTAGCTTCGACGACACAGGGATGCCTTCAGTCCCAAGCAAATGGAAAGGTGTTTGCCAAGAAGGAGAGAGCTTCACTTCCTCAAACTGTAACAAGAAACTAATCGGCGCTAGATTCTTCATCAGAGGCCACCGCGTAGCCAACTCTCCTTTGGACTCACCAAACATGCCTCGCGAATACATATCGGCACGAGACTCCACGGGGCACGGGACCCACACCGCCTCAACTGCTGGCGGCTCCTCTGTTTCGACGGCGAGCGTTCTCGGTAACGGAGCCGGGGTAGCCCGCGGGATGGCGCCAGGAGCTCACGTGGCGGTTTACAAAGTCTGCTGGTTCAACGGCTGTTACAGCTCAGACATTCTGGCGGCGATAGACGTAGCGATACAAGACAAAGTCGACGTTCTATCCCTCTCCCTAGGCGGTTTCCCTATCCCTTTGTATGATGACACTATCGCCATTGGTACCTTCCGCGCCACGGAACATGGAATCTCCGTTGTCTGCGCGGGTGGCAACAACGGCCCGCTCGCTAGCTCGGTGGCGAACACAGCTCCTTGGGTCTCAACCATCGGAGCAGGAACGCTCGATAGAAAATTCCCGGGGGTTGTTAGGTTAGCCAACGGGAAGCTACTCTACGGAGAGTCGTTGTACCCAGGGAAAGGGATAAAGAAGGCTGAGAGAGAGTTGGAGATTGTCTACGTGGCGGGAGGAGACAAAGGAAGCGAGTTTTGCTTGAGAGGCTCGCTTCCGAGAGAGAGTGTCCAAGGCAAGATGGTGATATGCGACCGTGGAGTCAACGGGAGATCAGAGAAAGGACAGGCGGTTAAAGAAGCTGGCGGCGTCGCGATGATCTTGGCTAACACCGAGATTAACCAAGAGGAGGATTCTGTAGACGTTCATTTGATACCAGCTACGTTGATTGGTTACGAAGAGTCTGTTGTTTTGAAAGGTTACGTGAGGGACACGGTAAGACCGAAAGCTAGGTTAATTTTCGGCGGGACGGTGATTGGGAGGTCGAGAGGGCCTGAGGTGGCGCAGTTCTCAGCGAGAGGACCGAGTTTGGCTAACCCTTCGGTGCTTAAACCGGATTTGATCGCGCCAGGTGTCAATATTATAGCTGCTTGGCCTCAGAATCTTGGACCGACGGGGCTTCCTTATGATTCGAGGAGAGTTAACTTCACTGTGATGTCGGGGACTTCGATGTCTTGTCCGCACGTGAGTGGAATCACCGCTCTGATCCGGTCTGCGTATCCGAGCTGGTCTCCAGCTGCTATCAGATCAGCGATGATGACGACGGCTGATTTGTATGATCGGAGAGGGAAAGAGATTAGGGACGGGGACAAACCGGCGGGAGTGTTTGCTATTGGAGCAGGGCATGTGAATCCGGTTAAGGCGATTAACCCGGGGTTGGTTTACAACATCCAACCGGTTGATTACATTGCTTACTTATGCACTATTGGGTTTACTAGATCGGATATTTTAGCGATCACTCACAGGAACGTTAGCTGCGGTGCGGTACTGAGGAAGAGCCCCGGTTTTAGTCTTAATTATCCGTCTATTTCGGTTATTTTTAGACGTGGGAGGACTAAGGAGATGATCACGAGGCGTGTGACTAACGTTGGGAGTCCTAACTCGGTGTACACTGTGAATGTTAAGGCTCCTATGGGGATTAATGTGATTGTAAAGCCTAAGAGGCTTGTGTTTAGTCACGTTGATCAAACGTTGAGCTATAGAGTTTGGTTTGTGTTGAAGAAGGGAAGCAGCAGAGGAGAGAAGGTGGCTGGTACCTTTGCGGATGGACAGTTGACTTGGGTCAACTCTCGTGATTCGATGCAGCGAGTTAGGAGTCCAATCTCTGTGACCTTGAAGAATCATTGA
- the LOC106295429 gene encoding pre-mRNA-processing factor 39 isoform X2, translating to MLFLGRLFERALVYVGTDFLSSPLWDKYIEYECMQQDWSRVTMIYTKILENPIQNLDRYFANFKELAETRPLSELRSAEESAAVAAASDASKASPSESDGKADEEKSQADGSSEQSTKLETAGSTEPEELKKYIAIREAMYIKAKEFESKIIGFEMAIRRPYFHVRPLNAAELENWHNYLDFIEKDGDFNKVVKLYERCLVACANYPEYWIRYVLSMETSGSMDLADNALARATQVFVKRQPEIHLFAARFKEQNGDIAAARAAFQLVHSEISPGLVEAVIKHANMEHRQGKPEDAFALYQQVIALEKGKENSTVLPLLYAQYSRFSYLVSGDAEKARKILVEALDHMQPSKPLLETVLHFESFLPVPRQIDYLAPFVEKVINPNSDAQNVASSTEREELSLIYIEFLGLFGDVKSIKKAEDQHAKLFRRSTSELRKRSADEFLSSDRTKMAKTYNGTPLAQPVSAQAQWSGGYAAQPQTWPQAQAAPAQPQQWNPAYGQQAAYGAYPAGYTAPQAPAPVPQAAAYGAYPAQAYPAQSYAPPVAGAAPVQQPTTAAPQAYYNTYY from the exons ATGCTTTTTCTAGGAAG GCTTTTTGAACGGGCTCTAGTTTACGTTGGGACTGATTTTCTGTCATCTCCATTGTGGGACAAATACATTGAGTATGAGTGCATGCAGCAGGACTGGAGCCGAGTTACCATGATTTACACCAAAATATTGGAAAATCCTATTCAAAATCTTGATAGATATTTTGCCAA CTTTAAGGAACTAGCCGAAACAAGGCCTCTGTCAGAACTAAGGAGTGCCGAGGAATCTGCGGCAGTTGCAGCTGCTAGTGATGCTTCTAAAGCTTCACCATCTGAGTCTGATGGAAAGGCAGATGAAGAAAAATCTCAAGCTGATGGTTCCTCCGAACAATCTACTAAATTAGAAACTGCTGGTTCAACTGAACCCGAGGAGTTGAAGAAATACATTGCCATCAGAGAAGCCATGTATATAAAAGCCAAAGAGTTTGAATCCAAGATCATTGGTTTTGAAATGGCTATAAGAAGGCCATATTTCCATGTGCGGCCTCTCAATGCTGCAGAGCTAGAGAACTGGCATAACTATCTGGATTTCATAGAGAAGGATGGGGACTTCAATAAG GTTGTCAAGCTATATGAAAGATGTCTAGTGGCATGTGCAAATTACCCTGAATACTGGATTCGATATGTACTAAGCATGGAAACAAGTGGAAGTATGGACCTTGCAGACAACGCCCTTGCTCGAGCAACTCAAGTGTTTGTCAAG AGACAACCAGAAATTCACCTTTTTGCTGCTCGATTTAAAGAGCAAAATGGGGACATAGCTGCTGCAAGAGCTGCATTCCAGTTAGTGCACTCTGAAATTTCTCCCGGACTTGTTGAAGCCGTGATTAAACACGCGAACATGGAACATCGACAA GGAAAGCCAGAGGATGCTTTCGCATTGTATCAGCAAGTGATTGCTCTTGAAAAGGGAAAAGAGAACTCCACAGTACTGCCGCTGCTGTATGCTCAGTATTCAAGATTTTCATATTTG GTTTCAGGGGACGCTGAGAAAGCTAGGAAGATTCTAGTCGAAGCACTTGACCACATGCAGCCTTCAAAACCTCTCCTGGAAACAGTGCTTCATTTTGAGAGTTTTCTGCCAGTACCAAGACAGATTGATTACCTTGCGCCATTTGTTGAGAAGGTTATAAATCCAAATTCAGATGCCCAGAACGTTGCAAGTTCCACTGAGAGAGAAGAGCTATCGTTGATATATATAGAG TTCTTGGGCCTTTTTGGAGATGTTAAGTCCATCAAAAAGGCAGAAGATCAACACGCTAAACTCTTCCGCCGGAGCACGTCAGAGCTTAGAAAGCGCAGCGCAGATGAATTTCTCTCTTCTGATAGGACAAAAATGGCGAAAACATACAACGGCACTCCTCTTGCTCAGCCAGTGTCTGCACAGGCTCAGTGGTCTGGTGGATACGCTGCACAGCCTCAGACTTGGCCACAAGCACAAGCCGCTCCTGCACAACCACAACAATGGAACCCCGCCTATGGCCAGCAG GCTGCGTATGGTGCATATCCCGCTGGTTATACTGCTCCACAAGCACCAGCTCCCGTCCCACAAGCTGCTGCTTATGGCGCATATCCTGCTCAG GCATATCCAGCACAGAGTTACGCACCTCCTGTTGCTGGTGCAGCACCGGTCCAGCAACCCACTACTGCTGCTCCTCAAGCTTACTACAACACTTACTACTGA